AATCGGCACCCTTTGCAAAATGCTCAAGGTGCAACCAGGCGAGGGTGGCAACGGGTATCGCTTGATCGCCAATTCAGGCGAAGCGGCAATCCAAGAGGTGCCGCATATGCACATGCATATCCTCGCCGGCCGTCCCCTTGGTCGCATGCTAAATCCTGCTTAAAGTTACAGTTATTTTGCCGTTAAGGCCAAAAACACGTCCTCAAGATCAGGCTCTTCGGTGCGGACATCGCGAATGGTGATGTTTGCGTCGCGGAGCGAGTCGAGGATTTCACTCGCTGAAGTGGTGGTGCTTTTGTAACTGATCGCGAGCGAGCCGTCGGCACGGCGTGTTAGCGCCGTGTCTTTGGGAGGCGTGTATTCTGTGGCTGGGCGATCTGGTACAATGACCAGTGTTTTGGTATCCAAACGGCCCACCATAGTTTTTGTATCTTCGCGGACGATTAACTCGCCATGGTTAATAATGCCGATCTCGTCGCACATTTCCTCAGCTTCTTCGAGGTAGTGGGTCGTCAAGATGATCGTCATTCCTTGCTGGTTCAACTTGCGCACATTGTCCCATAACATCTGGCGGATTTCGATATCCACGCCAGCGGTCGGCTCGTCCAAAACCAAAATATCGGGATGATGTACGAGGGCTTTGCCCAGCAAAAGACGCCGCTTCATACCGCCCGAAAGCGACCGCGCATAGGCGTCTGCCTTGTCAGTAAGGCCAATCATTTCAAGGATTTCGTCGCTTTTGCGTTTGGATTTCGGAACACCATATAATCCAGCCTGTACCTCAAGGGCTTCGCGCGGCGAAAAAAACGGGTCCATGTTGAGTTCTTGCGGCATCACCCCAATAGAGGCGCGGGATTGACGGGGGTTGATGTCCTGATCAAACCCCCAAATTTTGACGTTCCCTGCGGATTTCACCACAAGCCCCGCTAGAATATTAATAAGCGTTGATTTTCCCGCACCATTTGGCCCCAACAGTCCAAAAATACTGCCTTTGGGGATCGCGAGATCAATCCCTTTCAAGGCGACTTTGGGCGCTTGATTGCGCTGCGCAGCATAGGTCTTTTTCAGGCCAGTAATTTCTAAAGCGTTCTCAACCATTTCCATCATCCCGCATCGGTTTTCGATCTTGCCCCGAGGGTGTGGATCGCTATCATGCAGCAGACTTAAGCCCGAAGACCGTCTTCGACAAGCTAAACGGAGCCATCATGACCATAGAAGCCCCTGAATTCGTTATTGTAGAGCAAAGCCGTGTGGCCTGTGATGGAGGCGAAGGCGCGCTGGGACACCCCCGCGTATGGCTTTTTATCCCCGAAGAAACAGGGTTTGTTGAGTGTGGCTATTGCGACAAAAAGATCATCCTCAAGGGCGGCTCGGCCGACACCTAAATTCTTTGCTGGTAGATTAAAATTCCTTCGGGAAGCCCCAAATTGCGCAGCATTTGGGTGGTGAAGACCTGAGTGATATGCGAAGGTTGTCGCACATAAAAATCGAAAAGGGCGCGCTATGGAAACCTCATTTGGCAAAGGCTGTCATCTACATTTGATCGATGGCTCGGCGTTCATTTTCCGCGCGTATCATGCGTTGCCTCCGCTAACGCGCAAGTCTGACGGATTGCCCATCGGGGCCGTCGCCGGATTTTGCAACATGTTGTATAAGCAAGTTGAGGACAACAAAGGATCAGACGCGCCGACGCATGTTGCCGTCATTTTTGATCACTCTGGAAAAACTTTTCGCAATGATCTCTATGATTTATACAAAGCCAACCGCCCTCCGGCGCCCGAAGATCTCCGCCCGCAGTTTCCTCTAACCCGCGATGCAACCCGCGCGTTTAACATTGCCTGTATCGAGGTTGAGGGCTTTGAAGCGGACGATATAATCGCGACCCTTGCCCGCCAAGCGGATGAGGCAGGGGGGCGCTGCACGATTATTTCGAGCGACAAAGACATGATGCAACTCGTCGGTGGCGGGGTCGAAATGCTCGACGTCATGAAAGGCAAGCGCATCGATCGTGAAGGTGTTTTCGATAAATTCGGCGTTGGTCCCGAGCGCGTTGTCGATGTTCAGGCTTTGGCGGGAGATAGCGTTGATAACGTGCCCGGCGCGCCCGGAATTGGCCTCAAAACGGCGGCGCTTTTGATCAACGAATATGGCGATCTGGAAAGTCTTTTGGCGCGGGCTGGTGAAATCAAACAACCCAAGCGCCGCGAAAGTCTTCTCAACAACGAAGCACTCATCCGCGTTTCGCGCTCCCTTGTGAAGCTCGACACGCATATGGATTTGGACTTCACGCTCGAAAGCCTTGAGATTCGCGAGCCTGAAGCCGAAGCACTATTGGCTTTCCTCAATGAGATGGAATTCCGTACACTCACGAAACGGGTGGCCGATAAAATGGGTGTCGCGGCCCCAATCGTTGTGGAGACCAGCGGGGCTAGTGCGCCGACGGCCTTACCGACCGTGGCGATTGATTCCGAAAAATATGAATGTGTGCGCGACGCCGCTGGGTTGCAAAAACGGATCGACGCGGCGTATCGGCGGGGCTGGGTTGCGGTGGATACCGAGACCACGGGAATCAATGAAATGGTCGTTGAACTGGTCGGAATCTCACTATGTATTGAGGCAGGGGAGGCCTGTTACATCCCGCTCGCGCATCGCGCGGATGCGGGCGAAGATCTCTTTGCAACCAACACGTTGGCCGATGGGCAAATGGAGCTTCAGGCAGCGCTTGATATGCTCAAACCGATGCTCGAAGACCCGTCGATTCTAAAAATCGGCCAAAACATGAAATACGATGTCAAGATTTTCAAACGCTATGGCGTTTCGGTCGCGCCGATTGATGATACGATGTTGATGTCCTATGCGATGAACGCGGGCTTGCATAATCACGGCATGGATACACTGAGCGAACGCTATCTTGATCACACGCCGATTCCGATTAAATCTTTGCTTGGAAGCGGAAAATCCGCGATTACATTCGATCAGGTCCCCGTAGACGAGGCTGTGAAATACGCCGCCGAGGATGCTGATATTACTCTGCGTTTGTGGCAGATATTCAAGCCACAGTTGCACCAGAAACAGGTGACAACGGTTTACGAAACGCTTGAACGTCCGCTCGTTCCTGTGCTGGCAGAAATGGAAATGTACGGGATCAAAGTTGATAGGGATACCCTGTCGCGGATGTCCAACGCCTTTGCCCAGAAAATGGCGGGCCTAGAGGCCGAAATTCACGAGATTGCAGGCCAAAGTTTCAACGTCGGCTCCCCCAAACAGCTTGGGGAAATCCTGTTCGACAAGATGGCCCTTGAGGGTGGGAAAAAGGGCAAAACCGGCGCCTATGCGACGGGCGCGGATATCCTTGAGGACCTCGCGGCCGAAGGACATGATTTACCCGCCCGCGTTTTGGATTGGCGGCAGTTGAGCAAGCTGAAATCCACCTATACGGACGCCCTTCAGTCCCATATCAATCCCGAAACGGGGCGTGTGCACACGTCCTATTCCATCGCCGGTGCCATCACGGGGCGCTTGGCATCGACCGATCCAAACCTGCAAAATATTCCCGTCCGAAGCGAGGAAGGGCGGCGCATTCGCGAGGCCTTTATTGCCGAAGAAGGCAAAACCCTCGTGAGCCTTGATTACAGCCAAATTGAGTTGCGCATTTTGGCGCACGTGGCCAATATCGAGAGCCTGAAACAGGCGTTCCGCGACGGGCACGACATTCACGCGATGACCGCTAGCGAAATGTTTGACGTACCGCTTGATGAAATGACGCCCGAAATTCGCCGCCAAGCTAAAGGCATCAACTTTGGGGTGATTTACGGAATTTCAGGCTTCGGACTTGCAAGAAATCTGCGGATACCGCGCAAAGAAGCGCAGGGCTTTATCGACCGTTATTTTGAGCGCTTTCCCGGAATTCGGGCCTATATGGACGATACCGTGCAATTCGCGCGCGATCATGGCTATGTCGCGACCCTCTTTGGCCGTAAAATCAACACGCCTGAAATCAACGCCAAAGGGCCACAGGCGGGGTTTGCCAAACGCGCCGCGATCAACGCGCCCATTCAAGGGACGGCTGCGGATATTATTCGTCGGGCGATGATCCGGATGCCGGCGGCGATCAAGGACCTGCCCGCCAAAATGCTCCTTCAGGTGCATGACGAATTGATCTTCGAGGTCGACGATAGTGCTGTTGACGAAACGATCGAAGTTGTCCGGAACGTCATGGAAAACGCGGCAATGCCAGTTGTAAAACTGGATGTGCCATTGACAGTGGATGCGGGGCGCGGCGCGAATTGGGCACGGGCGCACTAAAGGATCGGGCGATGATTTTCGATGGCGTAAAAATCCACGAGTCGCTTGCCCACGCTATGTTCAAACGGGCCTGTCTCGGTGAGGAATTGCATACGATCAAGGCGGAACATACGGAAATCACTGCGTAATTCACACCATCCGACCAAGGTCCAAACCTTGCCCCAAAACCAAAGTCCAAGCGGGCGGACGTGGCGTTCGCTTTTGGTGCCGTCGCCCTTTTCGTAGTGAATGAGCAGCATTTGTTGGCGATCCACGGCGGATTCAATTTGGTCGATGACTTTGCGTTCTGCATCGGAAAACCAAAATGGGTTGGGCGCGAAAATCTGAACTTTTGCGGCATCTTTTCGGGCTTCCTCAGGGAGAACGGCTTCGATTTTCACAAGGGCTTCTTGGGCGGCAAGAGCCATATCTGACCCACCCCAAGCGCGTAACATGCGCGCGCCCGCAACCAGTGCGGTGATTTCCTTGCGGTTGAACATCAGCGGTGGCAGATCATAGCCTTCCCGCATCAAATACCCAACGCCAGCCTCGCCATCAATCGGAACCCCCGAGCCGATCAAATCCGCGATGTCGCGATAGATCGTCCGTTCGCTGACTTCCAGCCGATCCGCCAAAATGCGGGCCGTAAGGAGCCGACCGCCGCGCAGATATTGCACGATCTGAAAGAGGCGGTCGGCTCTCCGCAATTAGGTCGCCACTTCAAAGAGGCCGATGGAATTTCCATCTGGGTCCGCAATATATTGGAAGCGCCCCGAAGGGATGGTCACAGGCTCGCGCACCACGGTCGCGCCCGCGTCTTTGGCCCGTGTGATCGCGGCTTCAAGGTTGCCGTAGATTGCTAAATGTACTGTTGGTCCGGTGCCTGCGGGCGCGGGAGTGCCTGCATAAATATGGCCCGCAATGGCGGCTTGGTCTTGCATAGGAAAGAAGATGATTTCCCCGCCACCGAATTCTTCGATTTTCAGCGGAGTGTCGAGGACAGCACTGTAAAATTTGCGCCCCGCTTCAAGGTCGGTAACGGGAATTTCGGCCCAGACGACCGAGTGTTTAGGAGAATTAGACATGAATATGTTCCTTTGAGAAAGTGTTCGTAGGACCCTTTTTACATACCCCTCCTGACAGCATTATGTCAGGAGCCTTGCGCGATATTCAAACTAATTTGCTTTGGGCAAGGATTGGGAAGAACACCCCTCCCGACCAAATGCCGAAAAACGGCTTGCCTTCAATGTCTTGTGTGTCGCCAATATCGACGAGTCGGTAAAAACTTTTTCTATCGATCAGGGCTTCAAGATTGGCGCGCACCAAAACATAAGGCGCGGGTTCGCCGCTGTCAGGATCAATGGTGACGCGAATCGGATGATCGGGCCCTGCGGTCACGTCGTCACCAACATGGGTTGTGAACGTGAGGGATTGCTCTTCGCCCGTTCCCTCGGCGTTGAAATCGATGGCCACAAAAGGCGCGTCGTCGACTTTGATGCCGACTTTTTCAACGGGCGTCACAAGGAAATAATCCTCACCGTCCTTGCGCAAGATGGAGGAGAAAAGCTTGACCAAACCCTTACGCCCGATGGGGGAGCCGAGATAAAACCAAGTCCCATCGCGCGCGATCCGCATATCTAGGTCACCACAGAACGGCGGGTTCCACAAATGAACGGGCGCTGGCCCCCTTTTGGTGGCCTGTTTTGCCGCGCTGATGATGCTTGTTGGCAGCTCAGATTTTTCTGGGCTAGAATCCGCTGGATTTGACGGCATTTTCACGATCTTTTCATCTGAATTCGCTTTTGTCATTTGTACCTCGCAGGATTAACGACTTTAATGCAGCTTATATTTGAAAACGGAGGTAATCCATGCCCGAAACGGAAAATCTGGTCGCAGAGATCGAACTCTTGAGCGAAAAACTGGCCGCGGCCAAGGCCAGTCTAACCCAGAAGTTCATCGGGCAGGAAGGTGTTGTCGACCTCGCGTTGTCTGCCCTCTTGTGCGGCGGGCATGCGTTGCTCGTTGGTTTGCCAGGCCTGGGAAAAACCCGATTGGTGGACACGTTATCGACGGTTATGGGCCTTTCGGGGAACCGGATTCAGTTTACGCCGGATTTGATGCCTGCGGATATTTTGGGGTCTGAGATTTTAGATACGGACACGGACGGGAAGCGGGCGTTTAAGTTTGTTCCCGGTCCAATTTTTTGCCAGCTTTTGATGGCCGACGAGATCAACCGCGCCAGTCCACGCACGCAATCCGCATTGCTTCAGGCCATGCAGGAACATGTTGTCACCATCGCGGGCGAGGAGCGCAGCCTTGGCGAGCCGTTCCATGTTTTGGCTACTCAGAACCCGATTGAGCAGGAAGGAACATATCCGCTTCCAGAGGCGCAGCTCGACCGGTTTTTGGTGCAAATCAACGTGAGTTATCCCGACCGTGCCACGGAACGAGCGATCGTTTTGGCGACAACCGGCACGCAGGATGCACGGGTGCATGAGGTCTTTACTGCTGCCGAATTGCTCGCCGCTCAACAGGTGCTTCGGCGCATGCCTGTCGGCGAACAGGTCGTGGATATGATCCTTGATTTGGTGCGTACCTGTCGTCCAGAGGACGAAACCTCCCCAGACTTTATCCGCGAAACCGTGGCGTGGGGGCCAGGTCCGCGTGCGGCGCAAGCGCTCATGATGACCGTTCGTGCAAAAGCCCTTTTGGCGGGGCGGCTTGCGCCCAATATCGATGATGTGATGCAATTGGCGGAACCCGTATTGTCGCATCGCATGGCGTTAAGCTTTGCGGCGCGCGCACAGGGCGAAACGCTTCCCGACATTATTGCCAAAGCTTGCGCAGAAGTTACGCGCGTTAAGGCGGCTGCATGATTTCTACGTCCGCTCCCATACGCGAACGGGCCGAAGGACTTGCCTCAGCGCTTCCTGGATTGCTAGCGGCTGCCAATCAATTGGCGGCATCAGTGCAAACAGGCGAACACGGGCGGCGGCGTAGTGGGGTGGGTGACGAATTTTGGCAATACCGCCAAGCGGTTGCAGGGGATTCCCTGCGGGATATTGATTGGCGTCGCTCGGCACGTTCGGATGTACATTTCATCCGACAAAAGGAATGGCAGGCGATGCAAACGGTCACATTATGGGCCGATACGTCGCAAAGCATGCGGTTTTCGTCCTCACCACAACACGCGACCAAAGCCTTTCGCGCGCAGCTCCTTACGCTCGCAATTGCGGTTCTTTTGCACCGAGGCGGAGAGAAAACTGCCCTACTTGGCGACCCAACCCCCGCTACCGCAAGTCGCGGTGGCCTTACGCATTTGGCGCAGGAACTTGAGAAAATGGCGGACGACGTCGAATTCGGCGCTCCCATGCGAAGCACTCTGCCAAAGAACACGCAAGTCGTGCTGATTTCAGATTTTCTTGGCGACACGAAAGCCCTTCGGGAGCTGTTGAATTCGGCGCAAGGGCAAGGCGTGCGCGGTGCGATTGTGCAGGTTCTTGATCCGCAGGAAATCGCGTTCCCGTTTGAAGGGCGCAATGTTTTTGAAAGTCCGACGGGCGCGATTCGACATGAAACTCTGAAAGCGCGGGGGCTTAAGGCGCGCTACCATGATCGGCTCGCTGAGCGGCAGGCGGTGTTGCGAGATTTGGCGCGAAGCTCGGGGTGGCAATTCACCGTTCATCAAAGCGATAGCGCGCCGCTTCCCGCCCTGTTGTGGCTCTATTCTGCGCTAAGTGTGGGGCGTTGATGTTTACGCTTGGTCCTCTTGGCTTTGCACAGCCCGCCTTTTTGCTCGCGCTGGTTTTCTTGCCCATTTTATGGTGGCTTTTGCGCGCTGTACCGCCTGCTCCTGTGATCCGGAAGTTCCCAGCAGTAGGTCTGTTGCTCGGTTTGAAAGATGAGGAAAATCAAACGGATAGAACCCCTTGGTGGTTGCTCGTACTTCGCATTTTTGCTCTGGCGGCTGCGATCGTTGCCTTTGCAGGTCCATTGCTCAACCCTCAATCCTCTGAGCCGGGAGAAAACCGCAATCTGTTGATTGTCGCGGATGCAAGTTGGGCGTCGGCTCCCGGATGGTCATCGCACCAAGATCGTTTGCAGATGGTCCTAAAAGACGCGGTAAGGAACGGAAATTTGGTGGCATTTTTGCCCCTGACGGATGTGCCTACCACTCCGCTTTTGCTTGAATCCGCCGAGAATGTTTTGACCCAATTGCCGTCCATGGCTCCGCGCCCATGGTTGCCGGATGATGACTCGGCTATCGCTTTGGTTGATGAATTCGCGTCGCAACAATCGACGCCAATGTCCGTGCTTTGGATGTCGGATGGATTGGAACGGGCAGGGCGCGAGGCGCTTCTTGCAAGCCTTGAAGATGTTGGACCCGTGCGCGTTTATGAGGGGGCGCATCAAACCTTGGCGCTTGGGCCTGTAAGCTTTGAAACGGGAGAAGTTTTGGTGCCTGTTTTGCGTAAAATCAGCACCTCTGACTTGGAAGTTCAAGTGAATGCAATTGGCCCTGATCCGTCGGGAACGACGCGTGTTTTGGCCCAGTCTTTGGCGTATTTTGAGGCGGGACAAACCACGAGCGAAGCGCGTTTTGATATGCCGCCAGAAATACGCAATCGGATCACTGAGTTTAGCATCGCTGGCCATGTTTCGGCGGGAGCAGTCGTTTTGACCGATGAAGCGTTGAAGCGTCGCGAGGTTGCGCTGTTTTCGTCCGGGAGCGAAGATGAAGCCCTCGCGCTCCTTGATCCGCTCCATTATTTGCGACAGGCTTTGGTGCCCACCGCCGATCTGGTCGACGGCCTTATTGCCGAAACCCTTTTGGCGCGACCCGATGTGGTGATTTTGGCCGATGTGGCCCAGCTTTCTGAAGGCGATAGCGCGGCCCTTGAAGACTGGGTGAAAGACGGCGGATTGCTCGTGCGTTTTGCGGGGCCGCGCCTTGCTGCGAGTGACGTGAGCCGCAGTTCCGAAGACCCGCTTATGCCAGTGCGACTACGGGTTGGTGGGCGTAGTATCGGTGGGGCCATGAGTTGGGGCGAGCCGCGTGGTCTCAAGGAATTTCCCACGGATTCCCCCTTCTTTGGCCTCAAAATCCCAAGTGACGTTGTGGTCAATTCTCAGGTGGTCGCAGAACCCGACCCTTCTCTTGCCTCGCGCGTTTTAGCCAGTCTTGAAGATGGCACACCGTTGGTAACACGCAAGGAATTGGGTGATGGGCAAGTTGTGTTGTTCCATGTGACTGCAAGCGCGCAATGGTCCAGCCTGCCAATTTCAGGTTTGTTTGTCCAAATGATGGAGCGACTGGCGATTTCGACACAGGCTTCGCGCCCTACCGAGGAAGACTTGGCGGGTACAATTTGGTCCCCCGTCAAGGTGCTGGATGGTTTTGGGCAACTAATCCCGCCTCCAAGTACGCTTGCTGGAATTAAGGGCGAAATACTGGCATCCGCGCTGGTTTCTGCCGCCCTTCCACCGGGGCTATATGTTAGTGATAAGCGTCAAATCGCGCGTAATACTATCGCACAAGATCAAACCCTTCAGCCGCAAGTTTGGCCCTCCGCAATTCCCGTTGATCGTGGCGGTTCGGTGGAAGAGCGCTCCTTGAAGGGTGTGCTTTTGGGGCTGTCGTTGGTGGCATTGCTTCTTGACGTCATTGCATCGCTTTGGGTGTCTGGGCGCTTTCACGGAACGCGGACTTCAAGCACAATTGCGGTTTTTGCGACGCTCTTTTGTATGCAGGGTATCGGGGCCGAAAGCTGGGCCCAGACCACCTCTCAAACTGAAACGCTAACCATTGATGAAAAGGCCTTTGCTGCGACAAGTGAAACGGTCATGGCTTATGTTATTACGGGCGACGAAGCTGTGGACGAGGTGTCACGTGCGGGCCTATGGGGACTTGGAAGGGTGCTTTTTCAGCGCACATCTATCGAACCCGCTGATCCCATAGCCATTGATTTGGAAAAGGATGAATTGTCCTTCTATCCGATGATTTACTGGCCAATTACCACGACCCAAACCCTGCCATCACCTGCCGCCTATGCCCGTCTAAACCGGTATTTGCAAAAGGGTGGCCTCATCCTGTTTGATACCCGCGATGCCGATGAGCAAAGGTACAAAAGGGTCACCGAAAATACCCGAAAGCTGCGTATGTTTGCCCGCCAACTCGATATCCCGCCCCTTGAAGAGGTGCCATCTGACCATGTTTTGAATCGCAGTTTTTATCTGTTGGAGGAAGCCGCGGGACGATATGTCGGTCCGCCGGTTTGGGTCGAGGCCGCCCCTGCGGACGTGGAACTCGCCGAGGGGATGCCGTTTCGCAATCTAAACGACGGGGTTACGCCGGTTGTGATCGGTGCCAATGACTGGGCTGCGGCATGGGCGATCGCGCCTAATGGCAATCGTCTCTTTACCGTTGGGCGCGGTCGCGCGGGCGATGAACAGCGCGAAATGGCCTATCGTTTTGGGGTGAATTTGATGATGCACGTCCTGACCGGAAATTACAAAAGTGATCAGGTTCACGTGCCTGAATTGCTCGAACGACTGGGGCAATAAATGACACAAACCATTCTTTTTGACCCCCTGCTGCCCCTGCCGCTCATTTTGTTTGGGATTGTGACGGCGTTTTTCGTCCTCGCGTTTTCCTATTGGCGCGGGTTGTTTGGCTGGCCTCTACGGTCGTTCGCACTGACCGTTCTCTTCCTTACGCTCCTCAATCCCGCGCTGCAAAGCGAAGATCGAGACGCAATGTCGGACATCATTCTTATTTTGCAGGATAAGTCTTCCAGCCAGTCCCTCTCAGATCGGGAGGCCCAAAACGCTTCGGCGCTTGCCGCCTTGCGCCAAAAACTTGCGGCGTTGCCTAATACGGATATCCACGAAGTGTCTTTTGGCGATGGTGAGGCGGATTCTGGCACCACGCTTTTTGGCGCGCTGTCGGCGGCCCTTGCGGAAATCCCAGAGGCGCGTGTCGCGGGAATCGTTATCCTAAGTGACGGTCAAGCGCATGATATTCCAGCAGAAGACGCGCTGAGTGAGCTGACATGGCCCGGGCCGATCCATACGCTTTTGAGCGGGCGAAAAGGCGATTGGGATCGACGCCTCGTTCTCTCTAAAGCTCCCGGATTTGGCATCATTGGCGAGCCTGTAATGCTTACCGTTTTGGTAGAGGATCAAGGGGCCGTTCCGCCGGATGTGGGGCCAAATGCTCCGCTCTTGATCTCCATTGATGGCGGCCCGACGCAAAGTTTTGAGGTTCCCATTGGGCAGGAACTTGAATTGCCTCTGACGCTAGCGCATGGTGGCCTGAATGTCGTGCAATTTGTCGTTCCTATGGCCGACACTGAACTCACGGATCGCAATAATACCGCTGTACTTCAAATCAATGGCGTGCGGGATCGCTTGCGTGTTTTGCTAGTCTCTGGCGAGCCGCATCCGGGGGAGCGTACATGGCGAAACCTCTTGAAATCAGACAGTTCTGTCGATTTGGTTCACTTTACCATCCTGCGCCCGCCTGAGAAACAAGATGGTGTACCCGTCTCGGAGCTATCATTGATTGCTTTCCCGACACGCGAATTGTTCCTTGAAAAAATTGATGATTTCGATCTAATTATTTTTGATCGCTACAAGCGGCGCGGTATTTTGCCTGCGAGTTATCTAGAGAATGTGGCCAATTATGTGCGTCGCGGCGGTGCGGTACTGCTTGCGGCTGGGCCAGATTTCGCTTCGGTCGAGAGCCTGTATTTCTCGGCCTTGTCCGAAATTCTACCCGCCGAACCCACAGCGCGCCTTCTTGACGAAGAGTTCCGCCCCAAAGTGACGGAAACGGGGCAAAAGCACCCCGTGACCGAAGGCTTGCAAGCGGGACCTGAGCCTGAATGGGGCCGGTGGTTGCGAATGGTGGAACTTGAAGCCACCTCGGGGCACACGGTGATGTCGGGCAAAAATGATGCCCCCTCCTGCAATTGGATAGGGTTGGCGAAGGGCGCGTCGCGCTTCTGGCGAGCGACCATGCTTGGCTTTGGCATCGTGGCTTTGACGGTGGTGGACCCCAGCTGGAACTCCTCCGCCGCTTGGCACATTGGATGATGAAAGAGCCTGAGCTTGAGGAAGAAGCGCTATCGGCCTCCGCAGTGGGTTTGGAAATGAAGATCGTTCGGAGGACATTGGGTGGCGATGACGCGCCTGCGCCAGATCTCGTGACGATCACGGCTCCAGATGGCAGTCAGGTCGAAGTCCCCCTTGTTCAATCCCGCCCCGGGCTTTTTGAAACAACCTATTTCGGGACAGAATTTGGGCTCTATCGCTTGTCCCAAGGCGCGCTTTCGTTTGTGATCGGCATGGGGCCTGCCGCCCCGCGAGAGTTTGTGGAAACCGTGGCCACCTCGCGTGTGCTTGCACCCTTGATCGTACCGACAAAGGGGGGGTACTGAACATGGAAGACGGAACGCCAGACGTCCGCACTGTGCGTTCTGGTCGGAACGCATCGGGGGCTGGATGGATTGGAATCGTCCCACGCGGCGCTTTTGTCACCACGGGAATTTCGGTAAGCCCATTGGTTCCCGCATGGATATTGCTGGTCTTGATCACGATGATGTCCATAGCCGCATGGCTGCGCGAGGGGCGCAGATAACTATTTTAGATCAAAGCGGTATGGCTCGGATGTCTCGCCATCTGTAAGACAATTGGCCTGAATAAAGACATGGGTGACCCCATCGGGAATGGTGATTCCCGTAACGGACCGCGTGAACGGCTGCTCGTTTTCATGCGGATGTGCGAGGGAACGTTGGCCAAGGATAGAGCCGTCCGGAGCGATGATCTTCCAACCGTCCGCATAGTGGTCCCACCCCGAATCCGGATGCAGAATAGAAACGTCAAACCGCCATTTTGCGCCTGACTGGGACGCGACCACATGTTTGACAACGGCCGGATCGGCGAAGGCAGGGGCCGCGACGAATATTAGTAAGGCTACAAGGCGTTTCATGGTATTTTACCCTCAAGGAGGACGGCCCGGGAATGGGACGCAAATTCGCGTCTCCAAAGGACAAGACTCGTCACAATAGTGGATATAATAAGGGGCCATGCACCCAACATCCATGCCAAACATGCCAAGGCGTAGTAAACTGTTCGTAATCCACGGTTATAGCTTCGCGCAGCGGTTATATTGATTTCACCGGATTGTTTCGCGCGAATGAGGGCCATTGGGTCTTCAATTTCGTTTGGCGCGGCGGCCATGACCACGGCCGCATATCCG
This Falsihalocynthiibacter arcticus DNA region includes the following protein-coding sequences:
- a CDS encoding DUF58 domain-containing protein, with translation MISTSAPIRERAEGLASALPGLLAAANQLAASVQTGEHGRRRSGVGDEFWQYRQAVAGDSLRDIDWRRSARSDVHFIRQKEWQAMQTVTLWADTSQSMRFSSSPQHATKAFRAQLLTLAIAVLLHRGGEKTALLGDPTPATASRGGLTHLAQELEKMADDVEFGAPMRSTLPKNTQVVLISDFLGDTKALRELLNSAQGQGVRGAIVQVLDPQEIAFPFEGRNVFESPTGAIRHETLKARGLKARYHDRLAERQAVLRDLARSSGWQFTVHQSDSAPLPALLWLYSALSVGR
- a CDS encoding DUF4159 domain-containing protein, which gives rise to MFTLGPLGFAQPAFLLALVFLPILWWLLRAVPPAPVIRKFPAVGLLLGLKDEENQTDRTPWWLLVLRIFALAAAIVAFAGPLLNPQSSEPGENRNLLIVADASWASAPGWSSHQDRLQMVLKDAVRNGNLVAFLPLTDVPTTPLLLESAENVLTQLPSMAPRPWLPDDDSAIALVDEFASQQSTPMSVLWMSDGLERAGREALLASLEDVGPVRVYEGAHQTLALGPVSFETGEVLVPVLRKISTSDLEVQVNAIGPDPSGTTRVLAQSLAYFEAGQTTSEARFDMPPEIRNRITEFSIAGHVSAGAVVLTDEALKRREVALFSSGSEDEALALLDPLHYLRQALVPTADLVDGLIAETLLARPDVVILADVAQLSEGDSAALEDWVKDGGLLVRFAGPRLAASDVSRSSEDPLMPVRLRVGGRSIGGAMSWGEPRGLKEFPTDSPFFGLKIPSDVVVNSQVVAEPDPSLASRVLASLEDGTPLVTRKELGDGQVVLFHVTASAQWSSLPISGLFVQMMERLAISTQASRPTEEDLAGTIWSPVKVLDGFGQLIPPPSTLAGIKGEILASALVSAALPPGLYVSDKRQIARNTIAQDQTLQPQVWPSAIPVDRGGSVEERSLKGVLLGLSLVALLLDVIASLWVSGRFHGTRTSSTIAVFATLFCMQGIGAESWAQTTSQTETLTIDEKAFAATSETVMAYVITGDEAVDEVSRAGLWGLGRVLFQRTSIEPADPIAIDLEKDELSFYPMIYWPITTTQTLPSPAAYARLNRYLQKGGLILFDTRDADEQRYKRVTENTRKLRMFARQLDIPPLEEVPSDHVLNRSFYLLEEAAGRYVGPPVWVEAAPADVELAEGMPFRNLNDGVTPVVIGANDWAAAWAIAPNGNRLFTVGRGRAGDEQREMAYRFGVNLMMHVLTGNYKSDQVHVPELLERLGQ